From the genome of Excalfactoria chinensis isolate bCotChi1 chromosome 14, bCotChi1.hap2, whole genome shotgun sequence, one region includes:
- the LITAF gene encoding lipopolysaccharide-induced tumor necrosis factor-alpha factor, protein MSAPSGFPAPSAPPSYEETVGIHVNYPHPYPVPEPGLRPGGKGMDSPQYSGQPMPATSPVTVQTVYVQQPVVLFYDRPVQMSCPSCNQMIVTRPRFESGALTWLSCGGLCLLGCIAGCCLIPFCIDALKDVEHFCPNCNAHVGSFKRL, encoded by the exons ATGTCTGCTCCCAGTGGCTTTCCTGCCCCATCTGCACCGCCTTCATATGAGGAGACAGTAGGAATCCATGTGAACTATCCTCACCCCTACCCTGTCCCAGAACCTGGCCTCAGACCAGGTGGGAAGGGAATGGACTCTCCCCAGTACTCAGGACAGCCTATGCCAGCAACAAGCCCTG TTACAGTTCAGACAGTGTATGTGCAGCAACCAGTAGTGTTGTTCTATGACCGCCCAGTTCAGATGAGTTGTCCTTCCTGTAACCAGATGATCGTGACACGTCCCCGCTTTGAGTCAGGAGCATTGACTTGGCTGTCATGTGGTGGCCTCTGCCTGCTGGG gtgCATAGCTGGCTGTTGTTTAATTCCCTTTTGCATTGATGCTCTGAAAGACGTGGAACACTTCTGTCCAAATTGCAATGCCCATGTTGGTTCTTTTAAGCGTTTATAG